The Pseudobacteroides sp. genome window below encodes:
- a CDS encoding methyl-accepting chemotaxis protein produces MRFIKINKITHSNLLPKFKEVLYRIARYSRHIGIQKRLLAFFILLSSVPLLSIGILSYTKSSSAVQSKTESYSSEIMSQSARNIKNVLFFIESGCNEIMKTVEFTETIKKYDQGGMLNGEASEIINPILNNKFSPTVIEGCEGAIYITKGQVLGSSSSYQTGSEFISMISDFESIAKDANGKYVWMMKKGERTFQNYILSIVEVYHELTNEPLGTIVVMLNEAFIGTIFDSTNIEGSTNIFVVDSSGTVISSKNKNTLKINTQYSNKKFIDTIKKAFEVKNTDPDQNGKANKGYTHLIENGEEFLFSYSQVPGLSWFAVSTIPTSFIQSESITIRSTILYVSLIIFILAIIISIFIAISISNPLHKLEGLMKKAKDGNLDISVNDTFNDEISHLSNNFNEMVANIRELVTKVNTSSNQVLSSAEKLSEMSYSYYTSSEQIAVSMDEIAKGTSDQASNNYKSLEYITQLSDDIKKVDCDMKNVSEIIHDTRYLSQNAIQSVKSLNEKSLQTSKVSEDIVNQINSFYADMKEIQNIVKFIGNISEETNLLSLNAAIEAARAGEAGKGFAVVADQVKKLASQTKDSLASINNSIQNIQKKADLTFTSANKTQEIVGDQLSAVSDTDTSFKAIFNSMEKIIKYMNEFEVSVNKILDSSTKTLESINNISTVSQETAATVEEITATTQQQIEVIGEVSSQSKLLREMAKELNDSISSFKI; encoded by the coding sequence ATGAGATTTATTAAAATTAATAAAATTACTCATTCTAATTTACTTCCAAAGTTTAAAGAAGTACTTTATAGAATTGCACGCTATTCAAGACATATTGGTATTCAAAAAAGACTTCTGGCATTTTTTATTCTATTATCCAGTGTGCCATTATTAAGTATCGGTATTCTCAGCTATACCAAATCCAGCTCAGCGGTTCAATCAAAGACAGAATCCTATTCCAGTGAAATAATGTCACAGTCTGCACGTAATATAAAAAATGTTTTATTTTTTATTGAATCGGGTTGTAACGAAATTATGAAAACTGTAGAATTCACAGAGACCATAAAGAAATATGACCAGGGCGGAATGCTTAATGGTGAAGCCTCTGAGATAATAAACCCAATCCTGAACAACAAATTCTCACCTACAGTAATAGAAGGCTGTGAAGGAGCAATATACATAACCAAAGGCCAGGTTCTAGGATCTTCTTCAAGCTATCAGACCGGCAGCGAATTTATAAGCATGATAAGCGATTTTGAATCTATTGCTAAAGATGCAAACGGAAAATATGTTTGGATGATGAAAAAGGGTGAACGAACTTTCCAGAATTATATTCTATCCATTGTTGAAGTATATCATGAATTGACAAATGAGCCTTTGGGCACTATTGTAGTTATGTTAAATGAGGCTTTCATAGGAACTATTTTTGATTCAACAAATATAGAAGGTTCTACCAATATCTTTGTGGTGGACAGTTCAGGAACTGTAATTTCAAGTAAAAATAAGAATACACTTAAAATAAATACTCAGTATTCCAATAAAAAATTTATTGATACTATCAAAAAAGCATTTGAAGTAAAAAACACTGATCCAGATCAAAATGGCAAAGCAAATAAGGGATATACTCACCTAATAGAAAACGGTGAAGAATTTTTGTTTTCATATTCCCAAGTCCCCGGTTTAAGTTGGTTTGCTGTTTCAACTATTCCCACATCATTCATACAAAGTGAGTCAATAACAATAAGATCAACTATTCTATATGTAAGCCTGATAATTTTTATCCTTGCAATTATTATTTCGATATTCATTGCCATTAGTATTTCCAATCCCCTGCATAAACTTGAAGGCCTCATGAAAAAGGCCAAGGACGGCAACCTTGATATATCTGTAAACGATACCTTCAATGATGAAATTTCCCACCTAAGCAATAACTTTAATGAGATGGTTGCAAATATAAGAGAGCTGGTTACAAAGGTTAACACCTCTTCAAACCAGGTTCTGTCAAGTGCCGAAAAACTTAGTGAAATGTCTTATTCTTACTACACATCATCTGAACAAATCGCAGTCAGCATGGATGAGATTGCCAAAGGAACCTCTGATCAGGCTTCAAATAATTATAAATCTTTAGAATATATAACCCAATTGTCTGATGATATAAAAAAAGTAGATTGTGATATGAAAAATGTATCAGAAATCATACATGATACCAGATATTTAAGCCAAAATGCAATCCAATCGGTAAAATCCCTTAATGAAAAGTCTCTTCAGACCAGCAAGGTATCAGAAGATATAGTAAATCAAATAAATTCCTTTTATGCAGATATGAAAGAGATACAAAACATTGTAAAATTTATTGGTAATATCTCCGAAGAAACCAACCTCCTTTCATTAAATGCTGCCATAGAGGCAGCCCGTGCCGGAGAGGCTGGGAAAGGCTTTGCAGTGGTGGCTGATCAAGTTAAAAAACTTGCCAGCCAGACAAAAGACTCTTTGGCATCAATAAACAATTCGATACAAAATATACAAAAAAAGGCAGATTTAACTTTCACCTCCGCAAACAAAACACAGGAAATCGTGGGCGATCAATTGAGTGCTGTTAGTGACACAGACACTTCATTCAAAGCAATTTTTAATTCAATGGAAAAAATCATTAAGTATATGAATGAGTTTGAAGTTTCAGTGAATAAAATACTCGACTCCAGCACTAAAACACTTGAATCAATCAATAACATATCAACCGTATCACAGGAAACCGCTGCTACCGTGGAAGAAATAACTGCAACAACTCAGCAGCAGATAGAAGTCATAGGAGAAGTTTCATCTCAATCAAAACTTCTAAGAGAAATGGCAAAAGAACTTAATGATTCGATATCATCCTTCAAGATATAG
- the htpG gene encoding molecular chaperone HtpG — translation MMHESGSISINTENIFPIIKKWLYSEKDIFVRELVSNSSDAISKLKKLSAIGEADLDGDDNWQIKVVINKEDKTMQIIDNGIGMTFEEVGKYINQIAFSGAKDFLEKYKDKTDEGQIIGHFGLGFYSSFMVSDKVQIDTLSYKKDEKAVRWVSTGGIDYEIGESDRTSRGTTVTLFLAEDSLEFLESYKVREILEKYFSFLPYEVYFDSIEEPSEEAKEADKDKEEKELKPINDTSPLWLKNPKDCTDEEYKEFYRKVFHDFNEPLFWIHLNMDYPFNLKGILYFPKLKHEFETMEGQIKLYYNQVFVADNIKEVIPEFLMLLKGVLDCPDLPLNVSRSFLQNDGYVNKISTHINKKVADKLTSIYENDRENYNKYWDDINPFVKYGCIREGKFYDRVKDIVIYKTTNGDYVSQKEYLERNKEKHENKIFYVSDERQQAQYIKLFKDNAMEAVILSTMIDNHFISFLESKQTEVKFLRIDSDLSESLKEKEENVDENASKELQESFERLFKDALGNDKLKLKVESLKAASVPGMILLDEHSRRMQEMSARFGGFDMSHMFGNEETLVLNKNNDLIKKVINIKDKDERKDEVKLICEHIYDLAMMSHKQLSADAMTKFIERSNMLLTRLVETN, via the coding sequence ATGATGCACGAGAGCGGAAGTATATCAATTAACACGGAAAATATTTTTCCTATTATCAAGAAATGGTTATATTCAGAAAAGGACATTTTCGTCCGTGAACTGGTATCAAACTCCTCAGATGCCATAAGTAAGCTTAAAAAGTTAAGTGCAATAGGTGAAGCTGATCTTGATGGTGATGACAATTGGCAAATAAAAGTTGTTATTAATAAAGAAGACAAGACAATGCAAATTATAGACAATGGTATCGGGATGACATTTGAAGAGGTTGGTAAGTACATTAACCAAATCGCTTTCTCAGGAGCCAAGGACTTTTTGGAAAAATACAAGGACAAAACCGATGAGGGTCAGATAATAGGGCACTTCGGACTTGGTTTTTATTCATCTTTCATGGTATCTGATAAAGTTCAGATTGATACATTGTCTTATAAGAAGGATGAAAAAGCTGTAAGGTGGGTCAGCACAGGCGGTATTGATTATGAGATAGGCGAGTCGGATAGAACTTCAAGAGGAACTACAGTAACACTTTTCCTGGCTGAAGACAGCCTTGAGTTTCTTGAAAGCTATAAGGTTAGAGAAATTCTGGAAAAGTATTTTTCATTCCTTCCATATGAAGTGTATTTTGATTCTATAGAAGAGCCTTCAGAAGAAGCGAAAGAAGCTGATAAGGATAAGGAAGAAAAAGAATTAAAACCTATCAACGATACAAGCCCGCTTTGGCTCAAGAACCCAAAGGATTGTACCGATGAGGAATACAAAGAGTTTTACAGGAAGGTGTTCCACGACTTTAATGAGCCGCTGTTCTGGATCCATTTGAATATGGATTACCCGTTTAACCTTAAGGGTATTTTGTATTTCCCCAAATTAAAGCATGAGTTTGAAACAATGGAGGGGCAGATTAAGCTGTATTACAATCAGGTTTTTGTTGCGGACAATATTAAAGAAGTGATACCTGAGTTCCTTATGCTCTTAAAGGGTGTGCTGGATTGTCCTGATCTGCCTCTTAATGTTTCGAGAAGTTTTCTGCAGAATGACGGTTATGTAAATAAAATATCAACTCATATAAATAAAAAGGTGGCGGATAAGCTTACATCAATTTATGAGAATGACAGGGAAAACTATAATAAGTATTGGGATGATATAAACCCATTTGTAAAATACGGATGTATTCGTGAAGGTAAGTTCTATGACAGGGTTAAGGATATTGTAATTTATAAGACAACCAATGGCGATTATGTTTCTCAGAAGGAGTATTTAGAACGCAATAAGGAGAAGCACGAAAACAAGATTTTCTATGTTTCGGATGAGAGGCAGCAGGCCCAATATATCAAACTATTTAAGGATAACGCAATGGAAGCGGTTATTTTATCAACAATGATAGATAACCATTTCATAAGCTTTTTAGAATCCAAGCAAACCGAGGTTAAGTTTTTGAGAATTGACTCCGATCTTTCGGAAAGCCTTAAGGAGAAGGAAGAAAATGTTGATGAAAATGCATCCAAAGAGCTTCAGGAAAGCTTTGAAAGGCTGTTTAAGGACGCACTTGGCAATGATAAGCTGAAGCTTAAGGTGGAAAGCCTCAAAGCAGCCAGTGTACCGGGAATGATTCTCCTAGATGAGCATTCAAGGAGAATGCAGGAGATGTCGGCAAGATTCGGTGGGTTCGATATGAGCCACATGTTTGGAAATGAAGAAACACTGGTTCTTAACAAAAACAATGATTTGATCAAAAAGGTCATAAACATTAAGGACAAGGATGAGCGTAAGGATGAAGTAAAGCTTATCTGTGAGCATATATATGATCTTGCAATGATGAGCCATAAGCAGCTTAGTGCGGATGCGATGACCAAATTCATTGAGAGAAGCAACATGTTGCTGACCAGATTGGTAGAGACTAATTAA
- a CDS encoding AMP-binding protein, whose translation MLLEKYLPRVEFDSYEDFFENFKINVPDNFNFAYDVVDHYAEKTPDKRAMVWCDEKGDYATFTFKQLKEYSDKAANFLKSAGVKKGDPVMLILKRRYEFWFLILALHKIGAVCIPATHLLTKKDIAYRNNAADIKMIICVNEPEVIKHVEEAEPDSPSLKLKAIVGGSRDGWFDFVSELSKAPAEFTKPTGSDAPTNEDILLLYFTSGTTGMPKMVRHNYTYPLGHILTSRYWQNTVDDGLHLTVADTGWAKAVWGKIYGQWLSGAAVFVYDYDKFVPKELLEVITKYGVTSFCAPPTIYRFFIKEDLSKYDFSKMKYCAVAGEPLNPEVYNQFYNATGLKLMEGYGQTELTVTVATYPWMEPKPGSMGKPSPGYDIDIINEDGSSCEVGEEGQIILRTDKRKPVGMFDGYYRDPGLTSKVWHDDIYYTGDMAWSDEDGYLWFVGRADDVIKSSGYRIGPFEVESALLEHPAVLECAITAVPDPDRGQIVKATVVLTKNYEPSDDLVIELQNHVKKVTAPYKYPRIIEFVKELPKTISGKIRRVEIRDNDK comes from the coding sequence ATGTTATTGGAAAAATACCTTCCTCGCGTTGAGTTTGATTCTTACGAGGATTTCTTTGAAAATTTCAAAATAAATGTACCGGACAACTTTAACTTTGCTTATGATGTTGTCGACCATTATGCAGAAAAAACACCCGATAAGAGAGCTATGGTATGGTGTGATGAAAAAGGCGACTATGCTACATTTACATTTAAGCAGCTAAAGGAATACAGCGATAAGGCAGCTAATTTCCTTAAATCGGCAGGTGTTAAAAAGGGCGATCCCGTAATGCTCATTCTTAAAAGGCGTTACGAATTTTGGTTCTTGATACTTGCACTTCATAAGATTGGTGCTGTTTGCATTCCTGCAACGCATCTTTTAACAAAAAAGGATATAGCATACAGGAACAATGCTGCTGATATTAAAATGATAATTTGCGTTAATGAACCGGAAGTAATAAAACATGTTGAGGAGGCAGAGCCTGATTCACCTTCTCTCAAATTAAAGGCAATTGTGGGCGGCAGTCGTGACGGCTGGTTTGATTTTGTAAGCGAGCTTTCCAAAGCACCTGCCGAATTCACAAAACCTACAGGCAGCGATGCACCTACTAACGAAGATATTCTTTTATTATATTTTACATCAGGTACTACAGGAATGCCTAAGATGGTAAGGCATAATTATACATACCCGCTTGGCCACATCCTCACATCCAGGTACTGGCAAAACACTGTTGATGACGGCCTCCACCTTACTGTAGCCGATACCGGCTGGGCAAAGGCAGTATGGGGGAAAATATACGGCCAATGGCTTTCCGGAGCAGCAGTATTCGTATATGACTATGACAAGTTTGTTCCAAAAGAACTTCTAGAGGTTATTACCAAATACGGTGTTACCTCCTTTTGTGCTCCTCCGACAATCTACAGGTTTTTCATCAAGGAAGATTTGTCCAAATATGATTTCAGCAAGATGAAATATTGTGCAGTTGCCGGTGAACCCCTTAACCCTGAAGTGTATAATCAGTTTTATAATGCAACCGGACTTAAACTGATGGAAGGCTACGGTCAGACTGAGCTCACCGTTACTGTAGCTACATATCCCTGGATGGAGCCAAAGCCTGGGTCCATGGGCAAGCCCTCTCCAGGCTATGATATCGATATCATAAATGAAGACGGTAGCTCCTGTGAGGTCGGTGAAGAAGGTCAAATAATATTACGCACCGATAAAAGAAAACCAGTCGGAATGTTTGATGGATACTACAGGGACCCCGGCCTTACTTCCAAAGTTTGGCACGATGATATTTACTATACAGGGGACATGGCTTGGAGTGATGAAGACGGCTATCTTTGGTTCGTAGGCAGAGCTGATGATGTTATCAAAAGCTCCGGATACAGAATAGGCCCCTTTGAAGTTGAAAGTGCACTTTTAGAGCATCCGGCAGTTTTGGAATGTGCAATAACAGCAGTTCCTGATCCCGATAGAGGGCAGATTGTAAAGGCCACTGTTGTATTGACTAAGAACTATGAGCCTTCCGATGATCTGGTAATTGAGCTTCAGAACCATGTAAAGAAGGTTACTGCTCCATATAAATATCCTAGAATAATCGAATTTGTGAAAGAGCTCCCAAAAACAATAAGCGGCAAAATCCGCAGGGTAGAAATAAGAGATAACGATAAATAG
- a CDS encoding helix-turn-helix domain-containing protein, whose amino-acid sequence MSEQIKQIALRIRDLREISKVSVEDLAVQLKVPLETYKQYESGTCDIPVSFLYEIANRFKVDLTAILTGEDPKLHTYSLVRKDKGIEVNRRNEYKYQHLAYNFLHKKAEPFLVTVEPDSEDSTIQSNSHPGQEFNYCLQGTLKIVIDGHEIILNEGDSIFFDSSAKHGMKALNGKTAKFLAIIL is encoded by the coding sequence ATGTCCGAACAAATTAAACAAATCGCATTGCGAATCAGAGATTTAAGAGAAATATCAAAAGTTTCAGTAGAGGACCTGGCAGTTCAATTGAAAGTGCCCTTGGAGACATACAAGCAATACGAAAGCGGCACTTGTGACATTCCTGTTAGCTTCCTTTATGAAATTGCCAACAGGTTTAAAGTTGATCTTACTGCTATTTTAACAGGAGAAGACCCCAAACTTCATACTTACTCTCTTGTAAGAAAGGACAAAGGTATTGAGGTAAACCGCAGAAACGAATATAAGTATCAGCACCTTGCATATAATTTCCTCCACAAAAAAGCAGAACCATTCCTTGTCACGGTTGAGCCCGATTCCGAAGATTCGACCATTCAAAGCAATTCCCATCCTGGTCAGGAGTTTAATTATTGTTTGCAAGGTACTTTGAAAATAGTAATTGACGGTCATGAGATTATTTTAAATGAAGGAGATTCAATATTTTTTGATTCTTCTGCAAAGCATGGCATGAAAGCCCTAAATGGAAAAACCGCCAAGTTTTTGGCTATAATCTTGTAA
- a CDS encoding LysR family transcriptional regulator, translated as MDINFELYKIFYHAAKSESFSSASGKLFISQSAVSQSVKSLEGKLGIKLFVRKGKQMVLTSEGSLLLTHVEQAYNFIKTAEHKLFEIQNMDAGEIRIGASDTVCRYHLVPYLEQFNTLYPKIKIHVINRTSSQILNLLKNGIVDFGIVTLPVDSDDVDVREFMSVQDIFVASDKYYELMGKSISFKDLSRYPLLMLEKNSSTRRNMDSFFKEAGVFITPEIELESVDLLVDFAKIGFGIACVLKESAADSLNKNELFEVLTEEDLPIRKLGIISMKSVPLSKASSKFIDSIPHL; from the coding sequence ATGGATATAAACTTTGAGCTTTACAAAATTTTTTATCATGCCGCTAAATCCGAAAGCTTTTCATCAGCATCTGGGAAGCTTTTTATTTCCCAATCTGCTGTGAGCCAATCTGTTAAAAGCCTAGAAGGCAAGTTGGGAATTAAGCTGTTTGTCAGAAAAGGAAAACAGATGGTTCTGACCAGTGAGGGTAGCCTTTTATTGACTCATGTTGAACAGGCATACAATTTTATAAAAACTGCAGAGCACAAATTATTTGAAATACAGAATATGGATGCAGGAGAAATAAGAATAGGTGCCAGCGATACAGTTTGCCGCTATCACCTTGTACCTTATTTGGAGCAATTCAATACCCTTTACCCAAAAATTAAAATTCATGTTATAAACAGGACCTCCTCACAAATACTAAACCTTTTGAAAAATGGAATAGTGGATTTCGGCATTGTAACACTTCCAGTGGATTCTGATGATGTGGATGTCAGGGAATTTATGAGTGTTCAAGATATTTTTGTTGCATCGGATAAGTATTATGAGCTTATGGGAAAAAGCATCAGCTTTAAAGATTTGTCCCGCTATCCTCTTTTAATGCTGGAAAAAAACAGCTCTACAAGGCGTAATATGGATAGCTTCTTTAAGGAAGCAGGTGTATTCATAACCCCTGAAATCGAATTGGAAAGCGTCGACCTTCTTGTTGATTTCGCAAAAATCGGCTTTGGAATAGCCTGTGTACTAAAAGAAAGTGCTGCGGATTCCCTCAACAAAAATGAGCTTTTTGAGGTCTTAACAGAAGAAGATTTGCCTATAAGAAAGCTAGGCATTATTTCCATGAAATCGGTCCCGCTTTCAAAGGCTTCCTCAAAATTCATAGATTCTATACCTCACCTGTAA
- a CDS encoding phosphoribosylformylglycinamidine synthase — protein MNRIVRRIFVEKKKGFDIEANGLYKDLKKNLKLEGLKSVRIINRYDVEGVSDEEYDAARRIIFSEPPVDSVCDEKIDLESNSKLIAIEYLPGQYDQRADSASQCVQILTEGERPQIKVAKLIVLEGQVSDEEYLKVKNYCINPVECQEAKLDKPSTLDVEVQMPDDVEELDGFIEMDDEKLLGFMTEMGLAMSFEDLKFCRQYFKEEEKRNPSVTEIKVIDTYWSDHCRHTTFLTEIKKVDIEKGIYTDAIDKAYKTYLDSRGYVYENKNKDICLMDIATIAMKEFKKRGMLEDLDVSDEINACSIVVNVDVDGKNEEWLVMFKNETHNHPTEIEPFGGAATCLGGAIRDPLSGRSYVYQAMRVTGSGDPRTSVEDTIPGKLPQRKITTGAAAGYSSYGNQIGLATGQVAEVYDEGFVAKRMEIGAVIGAAPKKNVIRKSPQAGDVIILLGGRTGRDGCGGATGSSKEHTEESLLTCGAEVQKGNPPTERKIQRLFRKQEVSSMIKKCNDFGAGGVSVAIGELADGLIINLDAVPKKYEGLDGTELAISESQERMAVVVDKENVEAFINAAREENLEAVVVAEVTELNRLRMNWRNKTIVNISRDFLNTNGVKQNSEVFVEAPVMEDNYFNKLPDEVLAGADIETKWLNNLSRLNVCSQKGLVERFDGTIGAGSVLLPFGGKYQLSPQEGMAAKIPLLSGDTSTGTLMTFGYNPAIAKWSPFHGAVFAVIESVAKIVALGGDYEKARLTLQEYFEKLGKDPQKWGKPFSALLGAYMAQKNLGIPAIGGKDSMSGTFKDMTVPPTLVSFAVAAVNVNDVVSCEFKETDSQVVMIKALRDKDEVPQFDSLKAGFKKISELIKSGKVLAASTVKAGGAAEAVSKMCFGNMIGMKFDDSLDYSDLFKPEIGSIILEVPGNTNLKDAFGETEYVLLGHTQKEEFINVSGTGIGLEKALESWENTLERIFPTRAEENAGKPKQYLCQSRNNKISGLSIAKPRIFIPVFPGTNCEYDTAKVFEKAGGAADVLVIKNLSSHEIEESIELMVKKINNSQIIMIPGGFSGGDEPDGSGKFIATAFRNPYVKEAVMNLLNQRDGLMLGICNGFQALIKLGLVPYGEIRDLTDDSPTLTFNTIGRHVSCMVRTKTVSVKSPWFNNVNAGDIHTIAVSHGEGRFVANEAILKEMENNGQIATQYVDLDGNPTYDIRFNPNGSIEAIEGITSPDGRVLGKMGHSERIGTNVIKNVPGEKDQKLFEAGVEYFK, from the coding sequence ATGAACAGGATAGTTAGAAGGATTTTTGTTGAAAAGAAGAAAGGGTTTGACATAGAGGCAAACGGTCTTTACAAGGACCTAAAGAAGAACCTTAAGCTTGAAGGGTTAAAGTCCGTGAGAATAATAAACCGTTATGATGTTGAAGGTGTATCTGATGAAGAGTATGATGCAGCAAGAAGAATAATATTTTCAGAGCCTCCTGTTGACAGTGTTTGTGATGAAAAGATAGATTTGGAAAGCAACAGTAAACTTATAGCTATCGAATACCTTCCTGGGCAATATGATCAGAGGGCTGACTCAGCTTCCCAATGTGTTCAGATACTTACAGAGGGTGAAAGGCCGCAGATAAAGGTGGCAAAGCTTATTGTTTTGGAAGGACAAGTATCTGATGAAGAATACCTGAAGGTAAAGAATTACTGTATAAACCCTGTTGAGTGTCAGGAAGCAAAGCTTGATAAGCCTTCTACATTGGATGTAGAAGTGCAGATGCCTGACGATGTAGAAGAGCTTGATGGGTTTATTGAGATGGATGATGAAAAGCTCTTGGGATTTATGACAGAAATGGGATTAGCTATGTCCTTTGAGGATCTAAAGTTCTGCAGGCAGTACTTTAAGGAAGAAGAAAAAAGAAATCCTTCCGTTACAGAAATCAAGGTTATTGACACCTACTGGTCGGACCACTGCAGACACACTACATTCCTTACCGAAATTAAAAAAGTAGATATAGAGAAAGGCATATATACAGATGCAATAGACAAGGCATACAAGACATATTTGGACTCAAGAGGCTATGTTTATGAAAACAAAAACAAGGACATTTGCCTTATGGATATAGCCACAATTGCCATGAAGGAGTTTAAAAAGAGAGGCATGCTGGAGGACCTGGATGTTTCAGACGAAATAAATGCCTGCAGTATAGTAGTAAATGTAGATGTAGATGGAAAGAATGAAGAATGGCTGGTAATGTTTAAGAACGAGACCCATAATCACCCGACAGAGATAGAGCCCTTTGGCGGAGCGGCAACCTGCCTTGGGGGGGCAATAAGAGACCCTCTTTCAGGTCGTTCATATGTCTATCAGGCAATGCGTGTTACAGGAAGCGGCGATCCAAGAACCAGCGTGGAAGATACTATACCGGGAAAGCTCCCTCAGAGGAAAATAACAACAGGTGCAGCAGCGGGCTACAGTTCTTACGGTAATCAAATCGGGCTTGCTACAGGCCAGGTTGCCGAGGTTTATGACGAAGGCTTTGTTGCAAAAAGGATGGAAATAGGTGCCGTTATAGGTGCTGCACCAAAGAAAAATGTAATAAGAAAGTCCCCTCAAGCTGGAGATGTAATTATACTTTTAGGAGGCAGAACAGGCCGTGACGGCTGCGGCGGAGCTACAGGATCATCAAAGGAGCACACTGAAGAGTCCCTTCTTACTTGCGGTGCTGAAGTGCAAAAGGGTAATCCTCCTACCGAAAGAAAGATACAGAGGCTCTTTAGAAAGCAGGAAGTAAGCAGCATGATCAAAAAATGCAACGACTTTGGAGCAGGAGGAGTTTCTGTTGCCATAGGGGAGCTGGCTGACGGTCTGATAATAAATCTTGATGCGGTTCCTAAAAAGTATGAAGGGCTTGACGGAACTGAGCTTGCTATCTCGGAATCCCAGGAAAGAATGGCGGTTGTCGTAGATAAGGAAAATGTAGAGGCATTTATAAATGCCGCCAGGGAAGAAAATCTTGAGGCAGTAGTGGTTGCTGAAGTTACTGAGTTAAACAGGCTCAGGATGAACTGGAGAAATAAAACAATTGTTAATATAAGCAGAGACTTTTTAAATACCAATGGTGTAAAGCAAAATTCCGAGGTTTTTGTTGAGGCCCCTGTTATGGAGGACAATTACTTCAACAAACTGCCGGATGAAGTTTTAGCCGGAGCCGATATAGAAACCAAGTGGCTCAATAACCTTTCACGCCTTAATGTATGCAGTCAGAAAGGACTTGTTGAAAGATTTGATGGAACTATAGGTGCAGGCTCGGTGCTGCTGCCATTTGGAGGAAAATATCAGTTAAGTCCCCAGGAAGGAATGGCTGCAAAAATACCTTTATTAAGTGGCGATACCAGCACTGGTACGTTGATGACGTTTGGGTACAACCCTGCCATTGCAAAATGGAGTCCGTTCCATGGTGCCGTTTTTGCTGTAATCGAGTCAGTTGCAAAGATTGTTGCGTTAGGCGGGGATTATGAAAAAGCAAGGCTCACATTACAGGAGTATTTCGAGAAACTTGGCAAGGATCCTCAGAAATGGGGTAAGCCTTTTAGTGCATTGCTAGGTGCATATATGGCTCAAAAGAACCTTGGTATTCCTGCAATAGGCGGGAAAGACAGCATGTCTGGTACCTTCAAGGATATGACTGTTCCTCCGACTCTTGTATCTTTTGCAGTGGCTGCTGTAAATGTAAATGACGTAGTATCTTGTGAGTTTAAGGAAACAGACAGTCAGGTTGTAATGATAAAGGCGTTAAGGGACAAGGATGAGGTTCCTCAGTTTGACAGCTTGAAGGCAGGTTTTAAAAAAATTAGTGAGCTTATTAAATCAGGTAAGGTGTTGGCTGCCAGCACGGTTAAGGCAGGAGGTGCTGCTGAGGCCGTCAGTAAAATGTGTTTTGGAAACATGATTGGAATGAAGTTTGACGACAGCCTGGATTATAGTGATTTGTTTAAGCCCGAAATAGGATCAATTATTCTTGAAGTGCCGGGGAATACTAACCTTAAAGACGCTTTTGGTGAGACCGAATATGTTTTGTTGGGACATACACAAAAAGAGGAGTTTATAAATGTGAGCGGTACCGGTATAGGCCTTGAAAAAGCGTTGGAAAGTTGGGAAAACACCCTTGAGAGAATCTTCCCTACAAGGGCTGAGGAAAATGCCGGCAAACCTAAACAATACCTGTGCCAGAGCAGGAACAACAAAATATCAGGCTTAAGCATAGCAAAACCAAGAATATTTATTCCTGTTTTCCCCGGAACCAATTGCGAGTATGATACAGCTAAGGTATTTGAGAAAGCAGGAGGAGCTGCGGATGTACTTGTAATTAAAAACCTTTCTTCCCATGAGATCGAAGAATCCATAGAGCTCATGGTTAAGAAAATAAATAATTCCCAAATTATCATGATTCCTGGAGGCTTTAGCGGCGGGGACGAACCTGACGGTTCAGGAAAATTTATAGCTACCGCGTTTAGAAACCCCTATGTTAAAGAGGCGGTTATGAACCTTCTAAACCAGAGGGATGGATTGATGCTTGGTATATGCAACGGATTCCAGGCCCTTATAAAGCTGGGGCTTGTTCCATATGGAGAGATAAGGGATCTTACAGATGACAGTCCTACGCTTACATTTAATACCATCGGCCGCCATGTATCCTGCATGGTTAGGACAAAAACCGTATCGGTAAAGTCGCCGTGGTTTAATAATGTTAACGCAGGGGATATTCATACAATAGCAGTTTCACATGGTGAGGGCAGATTTGTTGCTAATGAGGCAATATTAAAGGAAATGGAAAACAATGGACAGATTGCTACCCAATATGTTGATCTTGATGGAAACCCGACATATGATATAAGGTTTAATCCAAATGGTTCCATAGAAGCTATAGAGGGTATTACAAGCCCGGATGGTAGGGTTTTGGGTAAAATGGGTCACTCTGAAAGGATCGGAACCAACGTAATTAAAAACGTTCCTGGAGAAAAGGACCAGAAGTTATTTGAAGCAGGAGTCGAATATTTTAAATAA